A window of Oryza glaberrima chromosome 2, OglaRS2, whole genome shotgun sequence genomic DNA:
GGTGAGGTAGGTCCAGAGAAAGATTTGCGTCGTGCAGTCTGTGTCTGGTTTGCGCAACATGTTATTCtctgcaggaaaaaaaaaaaagcaaattcaGAAACAGTTAGTGTTAGGTGGTTTCAGACCTTTTGCTGGTTAGAACTTCGTGTCTGCACTTCTAAATTTAGAAGCATCATGCTGCACAGCAACTTAACATTGAAAGTTATTACAAACCATAGCTACTTAAACTCATGCTGTTGCTTTCTTAAAAACAGCACGATAGTCGCCTAATAAAACTTAAACTCATGCTTTGTGAAGTGATGAGTATAATCAGAATTCAAGCTAGCACCAGATTGAACCTGAAAAGATTAAATAATTAGCAGTTTGGAATATGTTTTCGCTTCACCTATCTTAGGTCTCAATTCTTTTTCTCTAGCTAAAGCCTGAAGCTCTGAAAGTCTAGTTAAAATTCCCTATTTTTGCAGGAGTGATTTACTTTTTGAGACTAATGATTACTCCAATATGAATAGTTGAAGAATATATGTTCCGTGAAATGGACCAAAGTGTCACACataaataacatttttttaatattaaaagTACAGCTGGGAGAAAGCACTCTTTCACAACATCACAATTTTATATGAGATATACATCTCTTGTGTTACAAAAATCCAATACTTTTAaatctgtgattttttttagaatatgcAAGGAGCGCTTCTTTATATATAAATCTGTGAAATGTCCGACCTATTCTAATTTCCTGAACTAGTTCAAGTTCAAAACTTTGGATTTGCACTGAAGCCTGAAGACATGAACTTGCTCAGCTATCAGATTTGCTGATGCAGTCATACCTGATAAATGTATTTCTGAGAATTAGTATATTATAACCAATAAATTGATCTATGAAGCTTTTGACCGTGTAAAACTAAAACACAAGTATGACGAGCAGGCATGTCATAGCAAAACCAAGAAATATTCTACTTAACCACAGAACAGACAGGCAGGCACGTCCTCACCATGGATGCTTCGCATGAAGAAACTGCTCTGGCAGAAACGCTGAGTTTAGTCTTGAGAGATCGTGAAGACGAGATAGATTGTCCTTCCTGGCTTTGTCCTACATTGAATAACAATAAGTTTATGCCACATGGAACTTAGTAAACAGAGCTCATACTAAAGCATCATCACCTAATATTAAATTACATTCTGAAATAGTACtcatctctctttttccttaCAGCACTTTATGCGATTGACAATATATCAGTAgcaattcttcttcttttttttccctttaaaaATTcactcttttttagaaaaaaaaagttcttgcGAGACGAGTGCAGACAGCATTTCTTGGGTAAGACAAATTAAGGGAGACCGATTATATTACCAACCTCCTCGATTTCTCCCAATCCCCTGGTACACAGTGGGGGTCAACAGAAGAAGCGAACCTGGCGATGACATTGTGGCAAGTGGAGGCATGATATGCAGCAGCTGTGTAGACAAAAACCACTCCTTTCTTTCTGAGCTGAGCTGTAGATACAACCAGGCACTAGCCTGAGCAAGAAAACTGCAGAAAAAAATGGGAGAAGTTCAGAACGAGATTGCAGGTGCAGTACAGAAGAATTGGTGCAAGAAAATCATGTtgcaggagaggaggagcttACCTGGATTTTTTAGCTTGCAGAAGTGTGTAATTTGCAAATCCgcaggagagaagaagatgaaaGAAGAGATAGATTTGGGTGGGAAATTGGGGTTTTGGATGAGAGGAGAAGAGTGCAGAGTGGCAGTGACATGCGGCTGGGACGTTTGGCAACGAATGTTATCCGTATAGACTCTGGGGTCAGGTCGTGGTGGAGTCGTCGCTGATCCGCATCGTCCAAAATAAATCCAAGGGTCAAGAACAAAGCAGAGGGCCAGCGAAGCGAAGAGCAAGATAGCTCGGCAAGACATCTAAGATGCTACTTCGATGATCCTCCTGAGAACGATGTCGATGATCCTCTTTTGAATTACAGTAAAGTGTATGGGTGGTACTTAAACTAGAGAtgtatcatttatatttttaaactcttAAAATACATATCTAAATCgcagaacttgtcatagtgtgtcatctaggtctcaAATCACCACAGCCCCTTCAAAATCCTACGtggtgctgatgtggcatgccacacgaacatttaaaaattttcactttctttttttttctccttttcttctccttcttttattttttttcctttcttctcctttcttcgTGACCCAAgcaaaagaaagggaaaaaaagaagaatgagaagaaaaaaaaaaagaaaagaagaaaaaaaagaaaaggacacgtcacgtccacgtggcatgccacatcagcgtcACGCAGGATACTAGAGGGGCTATGTCAATTTGgaacctagatgatacactttgacaagttttAGAACCTGAATCTgtattttaagagtttggggacctagatgatacaacCTATAAGTTTAAGAACCGCCAATACACCTTACTCTGAGAATTATGTGCTACGCGTGGCTCGTGCACTTCCCTGTTAGCATGAGCCAATTATTCTAGTACAGATAATTTATACTCAttcatgttgtttttttaatatattacaCAACTATAAGTTCGACCATTgttcttattcaaaatattagtgtagatattaaaaacataaaataTAGTATTTAAAGTACACAATTAAATTACAACAACATAaacaataattacataatttttcaaataaaataacttATGTCCAAAAGTCAAACGAACAAAGAGagtatttttttacataaaattaatgtaataaattcatttcaaaatgttttttaaactcATCGTAAAATTAAAGCTCTAAAAAGTTAGTCATAAATATACACAATAGTGTAATGTTTAGGACTTAAATCCGGTGAACAAGTTATACGAAAAGAAATTAATCAGCTGAGCGCTCACTGACTTCAGCTTATAATTATGCTTTTGATTACATGAacgaagctttttttttttttatggagagagtatatcaatttcatttttattttcaaatacacTAATACAACctatctatttttcaaatatataaatttctcTTTTTAAAATCTGCTCTGTCCATTTcgtattataagtcgctttgattttttttactattcgAACTTCTTTAGATTCAACTAAGTTTATATtcaactaagtttatagaaaaaactacccaatatctacaacatcaaattaatttcattgaacgtaatattgaatatattttgataataagtTTGTTTTGCGTTGAAAAATTTCATTATTTTCTTATAAGTTTGACTAAACCTAAAGACTTAAACTtgtttttggagaaaaaaaaatcaaaacgagttataatataaaaaataaaactgttTATTACAGCAAAAATAgaaactaagggtgtgtttatttcacgacaaaattggaagtttggttgaaattgcaATGATGTGaaggaaaagttagaagtttatgtgtgtaggaagttttgatgtgatggaaaagttggaagtttgaaaaaaaagtttggaactaagaCCCTATTTatatgggactaaaacttttaagtccctatcatatcagatgtttggacgctaattataaatattaaatgtagactattaataaaacccatccataatcttggaataattcacgagacgaatctatttagcctaattaatccatgattagtctatatgatgctacagtaaacattctctaattatggattaattaggcttgaaaaatttgtctcgtaaattagcttttatttatgtaattagttttataagtagtttaTACTATTTAACACTCTAAATTAGTGTTAAAAATAGATAACAAAGTTAAGTCCTGATCCAAATACCGGCCTAATGATGAAAGTAGGTGTACAGTTACGTAGGGTAGGAACATCATATTTGCTACTGCTATTGCTACCCCTGTGGAacggccgccgtcgtcaccgctcCACCCACAGTCGTCACCTCACTTCAacgctcgtcgtcctcctccacccctccacctccaaCCTCCTCGCacgccctccctccctccataaACATAAAAGCCCTCGCGCACCCACACGCCCTTGTCGTTTCCATTCCACCCTTCCAATTCAACGCCCCTACAATGGTGGCGCCCATCGACCCACCTCGAATTCGTAGCGCGAATCCTCGTCTCCCAATGAGCATTTAATCGGTCCCGTTCCGTTCGCCGAGGCTGCAGTGAGCTGAATCTTTTGCATTCTTGccttcttggcttcttgctgctggagaagaaggagaagagcgCGCGCTCCCCAtgccgtgcgcgcgcgccgagGACGCGctgccctccgccgccatcgccgccctcgAGATgccatcctccgccgccgccgccgcagcagcagcgtgAGTGTGATTGTTCTtgaatctttctttctttccttttttttttttgttttgttctcgTGTTGATTTGGTTTCCATCTTGTTGCTCTCTCTGAATCTTGCTGAATGCTGAGAGTGATGGTTTCAGAGGCGTTCTGATCCAGaaggtgggcggcggccggagatcGGGCGGGTCGGGGCGGGCGTTGCATCGGTCGGCGCATCTgtcggcggaggacgacggccacgcgccctcgcccgcgccgccgccggcgagctgcagCAAGGTTCGGTTCCTGTGGGCTTCTGGTTGACTCGTTTCTATCTCCACAGCCCCTGCCCAGCATCCAGACATCCCAGAAATTCACATTCTTTGTTCGGATTCGGGGACACCACGGTTTGGGAACACTCGGATTACTGGCACAGAAAAGCGAGATTTCAACGGCAAATGCCCCCGCAAAAGCGGTGTCCTTTTGCGAAAT
This region includes:
- the LOC127761666 gene encoding protein YELLOW LEAF 1, choloroplastic: MPPLATMSSPGSLLLLTPTVYQGIGRNRGGQSQEGQSISSSRSLKTKLSVSARAVSSCEASMRITCCANQTQTARRKSFSGPTSPPSGSVKEKVRSPKLDDGGTGFPPFRFGGGGGGGGGGGSNSAGGFILFVIVLLLDYLREFERNLQNGTRRGSDYDNGLAPQ